Below is a window of Myxococcota bacterium DNA.
GAAGCTGCGCGAGTTCGCGATCCTGCAGGCGGCCGCCCTGACACCGGGACGCTACGAGTGGGTGCAGCACGTTCCGATCGCCCTGGCTGCGGGAGCGCGCGACGAACAGATCGAAGCCCTGGAGCGAGGCGATCTCGGAGCTTCGGTTTGGGACGAGCGCGAGTCGCTCTTGCTTCGCTTCGGCGCCCAGGCGCTCCGCGAGACGCGCGTCGACGCGGAGCTCTTCTCCGAGATGCAGGGCGCGTTCTCGTCGCGCGAGATCGTCGAGGTGCTGATCACCCTCGGCTACTACAACATGCTGGCGCGGCTGACCGAAGTGGTGGACCTCGATCCCCAGTCCCCCGCCGGCACGGCGGTCTCCGACGCGGCGAAGCGTTGAAGCGGCGGCGGGCGGCGGCCCGTGTCCCGCCCGAACGGCGCTAGGCTCGCCCCGTGAGCGCGGCAGAAGCGACCCAACAGGACCGGATCGAACTGGGCATCACGCCCTGGGATTTCTCGGCCGGAATGCAGGCGGACCGGCTTGCCCAACAGGGCGAGCGCGCCGAAGCCCTGGGCATAGGCTCGTTCTGGCTCCCCGAAAACCACTTCTCGGGTCCGGGCGCGATCCCGCAGCCGCTCCTGTGGCTGGGCGCCGTCGCCGCGCGCACCCGCCGCCTGCGACTCGGCACGACCTCCTACCTCTTGCCGATCCGGAATCCGCTGCAGGCCGCGGAAGAGGTCGCCGTGCTCGACCGCCTGTCTGGCGGCCGCGTCATCCTCGGCGTCGGACGCGGTTTTCGAAAGGCGCTCTTCGAAGCCTTCGACGTCGACGTGAGCACCAAGCGTGACAACTTCGAAGCCACGCTCGCCGTCATGCAGAAGGCGTGGTCCGGCGAATCGCTCACCGACGGCCCTGGGCCTCCGACCCGGCTGGCGCCCCTGCCCGTGCAGGCACCCCACCCGCCGATCTGGGTCGCGGCCTTCGGACCGAAGGCACTCGCCCAGGCGGGACGCCTCGGCCTGCCTTATCTGGCATCGCCGATGGAGAGCCTCGACTCGCTGGTGGAGAACTACGGCCGCCACCGGGAGAACCTCGCCGAGCACGACCACGACGGCAGCGACCTCGCGGTGCCGATCATGCGCACCGTGTTTGCCCACCCCGATCCCGGCGTCGTCGGCCGGGTGCGCGACGCGCTCACCCGACAAACCCTGGCGATGGCGAAGAACGCCTCGCCCGCGCTGCGCCGCGCCGGCAGCACCGACGTCGAGGACTTCGCGCTGCTCGGAGAACCGGCCCGCGTCGCCGATGCCGCGGCCCGCTATCGCGAGAAG
It encodes the following:
- a CDS encoding carboxymuconolactone decarboxylase family protein — encoded protein: MPTRIPLMEPENTPAETRAVFETLPVHLDIFKLMAVAENHFRPLLRLGASILGQQELDPKLREFAILQAAALTPGRYEWVQHVPIALAAGARDEQIEALERGDLGASVWDERESLLLRFGAQALRETRVDAELFSEMQGAFSSREIVEVLITLGYYNMLARLTEVVDLDPQSPAGTAVSDAAKR
- a CDS encoding LLM class flavin-dependent oxidoreductase, with protein sequence MSAAEATQQDRIELGITPWDFSAGMQADRLAQQGERAEALGIGSFWLPENHFSGPGAIPQPLLWLGAVAARTRRLRLGTTSYLLPIRNPLQAAEEVAVLDRLSGGRVILGVGRGFRKALFEAFDVDVSTKRDNFEATLAVMQKAWSGESLTDGPGPPTRLAPLPVQAPHPPIWVAAFGPKALAQAGRLGLPYLASPMESLDSLVENYGRHRENLAEHDHDGSDLAVPIMRTVFAHPDPGVVGRVRDALTRQTLAMAKNASPALRRAGSTDVEDFALLGEPARVADAAARYREKLGMTHLIARTQLPGAEETELLEGLEHVAGLFA